In the Cellulomonas sp. C5510 genome, GCGCCCGGCGACCAGCGTCCCCCGCCCGACGGGCAGCACGGCGCGCAGCGTGTCGAGCCCGTCCCGCTCGCCGATCGCGAACGGGTAGGACGCGCCGAGGGCGGCGAACACCGCGCCGGCGAGCACGACCGCCTGCGGCCGGCCGGCGACGACGGCGATGACGCCGACGGCCCCGGCCAGCGGCACGAGCTGGCGTGCGAACGGCCGGACGGTCCTCAGGTCCAGCCCGAGCGCCGCCCCGACCTCGCGGGCGCTCACGCCGGCACCGCCGTCCGGCGGCGCGCCCCGAGGTGCACGACGATCTGGTCGAGCGTCGGGCGCTCCACGACCACGCCGGTGCCCAGCAGCGGCACGTCGTCGGCCGCCACGAGGGCCTCCACGCACACCCCGGTGCGCCGGGCGCCGAGCAGCGGGACCAGGCCGTCGGGCGGCAGGTCGTCGGGACCGCCCCGCACCAGGCAGTACGCGTCCATCAGCTCCTCCTTGGTGCCGGTCCGCAGCACGCGGCCGCCGGCGAGCAGGGTGAGGTGGTCGGCGATGCGCTCCAGGTCCGCGGTGAGGTGCGTGGAGAACAGCACGCTGCGGCCCTCCGCCACCAGGTAGTCGCCGAGGATGCCGATCAGGTCGTCGCGCGCCACGGGGTCGAGGCCGCTGGTCGGCTCGTCCAGCACGAGCAGCCGCGCGCCGTGCGACAGCGCCACGGCGATCTGGAGCTTCATCGTCATGCCGCGGCTGAGCTCGGAGACCCGCGACCGGGGGTCGAGCTCGAACTCGGCGAGCAGCGCGGCGTAC is a window encoding:
- a CDS encoding ABC transporter ATP-binding protein, which gives rise to MSGDAVVLDHVTVPVGGFTLQDVSLRLPTGYVMGLVGPNGAGKTTTIRTLLGMLRPTSGRVEVLGHALPAPASLRQDVGVVLDRPSLVGEWRLRDVERALRPFYDRWDPARYAALLAEFELDPRSRVSELSRGMTMKLQIAVALSHGARLLVLDEPTSGLDPVARDDLIGILGDYLVAEGRSVLFSTHLTADLERIADHLTLLAGGRVLRTGTKEELMDAYCLVRGGPDDLPPDGLVPLLGARRTGVCVEALVAADDVPLLGTGVVVERPTLDQIVVHLGARRRTAVPA